A single genomic interval of Nonomuraea rubra harbors:
- a CDS encoding CRTAC1 family protein, which yields MTVVAAWLRKQLAGVIALVLMIAMFLVGRPTFASQADRENLAGAYGFAPMSIAMPGGAPQQTIRKVNKAYKHIDAWISSVGAAIAMNDLDGNGRDDDLVIVDTRTDQVVVTPAPGQGTARYQPFELSHGSLPVDDTMAPMGAVPADYNQDGRTDLLVYWWGRTPTLYLQRSTATTLGADAFHATELVPASSGGGAYRGQLWNSNVATVADFDGDGRPDIFVGNYFPDGSPVLDSGKDGGVEMNDSLSNAVNGGRNYFFRWTAGTSGDRPTASFTTLGDVLPKDLSTGWELGATSVDLDGDTLPELMLNNDFGHDHLLYNTSKPGTISFSRVEAVRGPGVPKSKVLGDDSFKGMGSDAGDFNHDGIFDFFVSNITTPYGIQESNFQFISTAKSKDDLRAQLKSGAAPWKDLSAELRTAWSGWGWDPKIEDFDNDGELEIVQATGFVKGDVNRWPPLQELAAANDQVTRTPKSWPNVTEGGDIAGSQTLAFFAPDGNGRYANLSQELGLAVPVPTRGIATGDANGDGLLDFAVARQFDAPIFYQNTSTSKGAFLGLRLTHEDPSVTSGAGSPAIGAQATVTTPDGRTHVGRVDGGSGHSGKRSHAIHLGLGQNVTGPLQVRLTWRDRTGQPRSQDLQLTPGWHAVQLGTSAKEK from the coding sequence GTGACAGTGGTGGCCGCATGGCTGCGCAAGCAGCTCGCGGGCGTCATCGCCCTGGTCCTGATGATCGCCATGTTCCTGGTGGGCCGCCCGACCTTCGCGTCGCAGGCGGACAGGGAGAACCTGGCCGGCGCGTACGGCTTCGCGCCCATGAGCATCGCGATGCCGGGCGGGGCTCCCCAGCAGACGATCCGCAAGGTGAACAAGGCCTACAAGCACATCGACGCGTGGATCTCCTCGGTCGGCGCGGCGATCGCGATGAACGACCTCGACGGCAACGGCCGCGACGACGACCTCGTCATCGTCGACACCCGTACCGACCAGGTGGTCGTCACCCCGGCCCCCGGCCAGGGCACCGCCAGGTACCAGCCGTTCGAGCTGAGCCACGGCTCCCTGCCGGTGGACGACACCATGGCCCCCATGGGTGCGGTCCCCGCCGACTACAACCAGGACGGCAGGACGGACCTGCTGGTGTACTGGTGGGGCCGCACGCCGACGCTGTACCTGCAGCGCTCGACCGCGACCACGCTCGGCGCGGACGCCTTCCACGCCACCGAGCTGGTGCCCGCGTCCTCCGGCGGCGGCGCCTACCGCGGCCAGCTGTGGAACAGCAACGTGGCCACGGTGGCCGACTTCGACGGCGACGGCAGGCCCGACATCTTCGTCGGCAACTACTTCCCCGACGGCAGCCCCGTGCTCGACAGCGGCAAGGACGGCGGCGTCGAGATGAACGACTCGCTGTCCAACGCCGTCAACGGCGGCAGGAACTACTTCTTCCGCTGGACGGCGGGCACCTCGGGCGACCGGCCCACCGCGAGCTTCACCACGCTCGGCGACGTGCTGCCCAAGGACCTGTCCACCGGCTGGGAGCTCGGCGCGACCTCGGTCGACCTCGACGGCGACACGCTGCCCGAGCTGATGCTGAACAACGACTTCGGCCACGACCACCTGCTCTACAACACCTCCAAGCCCGGCACGATCTCCTTCTCCCGGGTCGAGGCCGTGCGCGGCCCCGGCGTGCCCAAGTCCAAGGTCCTCGGCGACGACTCCTTCAAGGGCATGGGCTCCGACGCCGGCGACTTCAACCACGACGGCATCTTCGACTTCTTCGTCAGCAACATCACCACCCCGTACGGCATCCAGGAGAGCAACTTCCAGTTCATCTCCACGGCCAAGAGCAAGGACGACCTGCGGGCCCAGCTCAAGAGCGGCGCCGCCCCCTGGAAGGACCTCAGCGCCGAGCTGCGTACCGCCTGGTCCGGCTGGGGCTGGGACCCCAAGATCGAGGACTTCGACAACGACGGCGAGCTGGAGATCGTCCAGGCGACCGGCTTCGTCAAGGGCGACGTCAACCGCTGGCCGCCGCTGCAGGAGCTGGCCGCCGCCAACGACCAGGTGACCCGTACCCCGAAGTCGTGGCCGAACGTCACCGAGGGCGGCGACATCGCCGGCAGCCAGACCCTGGCGTTCTTCGCCCCCGACGGCAACGGCCGCTACGCCAACCTGTCGCAGGAGCTGGGGCTGGCCGTGCCGGTGCCCACGCGCGGCATCGCGACCGGTGACGCCAACGGCGACGGCCTGCTCGACTTCGCCGTGGCGCGGCAGTTCGACGCGCCGATCTTCTACCAGAACACCAGCACCTCCAAGGGCGCCTTCCTCGGGCTGCGGCTCACCCACGAGGACCCGTCCGTCACGTCCGGGGCCGGCTCCCCGGCGATCGGCGCGCAGGCCACCGTCACGACCCCGGACGGGCGCACCCACGTCGGCCGCGTGGACGGCGGCAGCGGCCACTCCGGCAAGCGCTCGCACGCCATCCACCTCGGCCTGGGCCAGAACGTGACAGGGCCGCTGCAGGTGCGCCTCACCTGGCGCGACCGTACCGGCCAGCCCCGCAGCCAGGACCTCCAGCTCACCCCCGGCTGGCACGCCGTCCAGCTCGGCACGTCCGCGAAGGAGAAGTGA
- a CDS encoding acyl-CoA carboxylase epsilon subunit: MELTVVRGRATPEELEAIAAAIARCVTLNAARDGDGRDTRWAASARPARGPLPAGGSDGWRLSGWSAGRDRW; this comes from the coding sequence ATGGAGCTGACCGTGGTGCGGGGCAGGGCGACCCCCGAGGAGCTGGAGGCGATCGCCGCCGCCATCGCCCGGTGCGTGACGCTGAACGCGGCGCGGGACGGCGACGGCCGGGACACTCGCTGGGCCGCGTCCGCACGACCGGCGCGCGGGCCGCTGCCCGCGGGCGGGAGCGACGGATGGCGGCTGAGCGGCTGGTCAGCCGGGCGCGACCGGTGGTGA
- a CDS encoding 2-isopropylmalate synthase, which translates to MKASRYSSPPRIPLDGRSWPDATLSAPPRWLSTDLRDGNQALSRPMSPERKLVMFDLLVGMGYKEIEIGFPAASRDEHDFVRLLIERDLIPDDVVISVLTPAREDLIEATMASLRGASRATLHLYNATSPAVRRLVLGVNRQECKDLAVHGTHLVMKYADSLLDGCDVRFQYSPEHFNDTELDFSAEVCEAVMDAWQPGPDRPITLNFPTTVERWTPNLFADQIEWMDRHLSHPAFRCLSVHPHNDRGTGVAAAELAMLAGAERVEGCLFGNGERAGNVCLVTLGLNLAAQGVDPGIDFGDLDGVRRIVEECTGLAISPRHPYGGDLVYTAFSGGHQDAIKKGFDAMATQAAVAGRDRSELPWAVPYLLVDPQDVGRTYEAVVRVNSQSGKGGAAYVMSSRYGMNLPRGLQAEFARLVQALADDTGGEVAPERIMEAFADEYVVPRVPSFEAPGAVATLYLDGEPDGADWAGTVASLRSALERRGLVARVVRLMDGASVRRGEEITVYAECELDGDPVWGVGIEPDVCAAALAAVGSAVVRARREGSPTGGEDGAGDGHRRRLGRPRLRRVMAKR; encoded by the coding sequence ATGAAGGCCTCCAGGTACAGCTCGCCACCGCGGATCCCGCTCGACGGCCGCTCCTGGCCGGACGCCACCCTCAGCGCGCCGCCCCGATGGCTCTCGACCGACCTGCGTGACGGCAACCAGGCGCTGTCCAGGCCCATGTCGCCCGAGCGCAAGCTGGTCATGTTCGACCTGCTCGTCGGCATGGGCTACAAGGAGATCGAGATCGGCTTCCCCGCGGCGAGCCGGGACGAGCACGACTTCGTACGCCTGCTCATCGAGCGCGACCTGATCCCCGACGACGTGGTGATCTCGGTGCTGACGCCGGCGCGGGAGGACCTCATCGAGGCCACGATGGCGAGCCTGCGCGGCGCCTCCAGGGCCACGCTGCACCTCTACAACGCCACCTCGCCGGCCGTCAGGCGGCTGGTGCTCGGCGTGAACCGCCAGGAGTGCAAGGACCTGGCCGTCCACGGCACCCACCTGGTCATGAAATATGCCGACTCCCTGCTCGACGGGTGCGACGTGCGCTTCCAGTACTCGCCCGAGCACTTCAACGACACCGAGCTGGACTTCTCCGCCGAGGTCTGCGAGGCCGTCATGGACGCCTGGCAGCCCGGCCCCGACCGGCCGATCACCCTCAACTTCCCCACCACCGTCGAACGCTGGACGCCGAACCTGTTCGCCGACCAGATCGAGTGGATGGACCGCCATCTGAGCCACCCCGCCTTCCGCTGCCTGTCGGTGCACCCGCACAACGACAGGGGCACGGGCGTGGCGGCGGCGGAGCTGGCCATGCTGGCGGGCGCGGAACGCGTCGAGGGCTGCCTGTTCGGCAACGGCGAGCGCGCAGGCAACGTCTGCCTGGTCACCCTGGGGCTGAACCTGGCGGCCCAGGGCGTCGACCCCGGCATCGACTTCGGCGACCTGGACGGCGTGCGCCGCATCGTCGAGGAGTGCACCGGCCTCGCCATCTCGCCGCGCCACCCCTACGGCGGCGACCTGGTCTACACGGCCTTCTCCGGCGGCCACCAGGACGCGATCAAGAAGGGCTTCGACGCCATGGCCACGCAGGCGGCGGTCGCCGGGCGTGACCGGTCCGAGCTGCCGTGGGCGGTGCCGTACCTGCTGGTGGACCCGCAGGACGTGGGCAGGACCTACGAGGCGGTGGTGCGGGTGAACAGCCAGTCCGGCAAGGGCGGCGCCGCGTACGTGATGAGCTCCCGCTACGGGATGAACCTGCCCAGAGGGCTGCAGGCCGAGTTCGCCCGGCTCGTCCAGGCGCTGGCCGACGACACGGGCGGCGAGGTGGCGCCGGAGCGGATCATGGAGGCGTTCGCCGACGAGTACGTCGTGCCCCGCGTCCCCTCGTTCGAGGCGCCGGGCGCGGTGGCCACCCTGTACCTCGACGGCGAGCCCGACGGCGCCGACTGGGCGGGGACGGTCGCGTCGCTGCGGTCGGCGCTCGAACGGCGCGGCCTGGTGGCGCGGGTGGTGCGGCTCATGGACGGGGCGTCGGTGCGGCGGGGTGAGGAGATCACCGTGTACGCCGAGTGCGAGCTGGACGGCGACCCGGTCTGGGGAGTGGGCATCGAGCCGGACGTGTGCGCGGCCGCGCTGGCCGCCGTCGGCTCCGCGGTGGTCAGGGCGCGGCGAGAAGGGTCGCCCACAGGTGGTGAGGATGGGGCCGGGGATGGACACCGCCGGCGTCTCGGGCGGCCCAGGCTCAGACGCGTGATGGCGAAACGATAG
- a CDS encoding helix-turn-helix transcriptional regulator: MALIERQEELSCLETLIAGAALGEGRIALVSGPPAMGKSALLDALAERAIDVGALAITATASRMEQGLQLGVLRQLIQDAPLVRGERERAARLIEEGRRSATERAGSELLLEEQVVHALITVLLEQSERYPLVILVDDVHHADRASLICLAYMARRVRGAKAVAVFARNDGFPHDDMFGTDVLRLPHCRRLRLPPLSRRGVAALMAGRVGLGAVDRFIDDWYALSGGNPLLAGALAEDYRRFLRTADTPPAELVVGEQFDQAVRECLRRGHPRTAQVAQGLAILGAREGLEELLGLPGFDVSRELDAMAAIGLLDSGTFRHEAVRSAVLAGTELARRRELYRGAAELAYTRGLPPCVVADLLLHATTINASWVVPTLEEAAMIALREGRVEEAISYLKLAWRECADESRRAKIMTMLVRAQWRLNPAAPAGHLDLLTEALTKGSLRGSDAIVLARALLWHGRFDDAREVLERLTAEMDAADHETRAELLVTQLWLRATHPPLVAHTRYPRKADVLAGMVSGAVSRRMESTLALAEVVTRGPREASLRTVERILENTHLDEMSMDVVENSLLALTYAGRCGRAAPLCDQFSAEASARQAPSRQARLAAIRAEISIRQGDLPAAERHARTALETIPMSSWGVAIGGPLASMINALTAMGRQDAVREYLDRPVPKAMFETRYGLHYLHARGRYNLAAESFTLAIHDFLRCGDLMTAWGLDNPSMIPWRADAGEACLRVGQAEEAMHLIEGHLAACDHAAHRARGIGLRLRAAGAEPQRRPALLRQATEYLQLAGDKYELARALSDLAEAYDALGDGRRSRTIAGRALAAAEECHATPMISALSRATESDDVPAPLSGAVIGTLSGAERRVAALAAAGYANHEIADKLYITVSTVEQHLTRTYRKLNITGRADLPLIQEFGNQPRT, translated from the coding sequence ATGGCACTGATCGAGCGGCAGGAAGAGCTGTCATGCCTCGAGACGCTCATCGCCGGCGCGGCGCTGGGCGAGGGCAGGATCGCCCTCGTCAGCGGCCCGCCGGCGATGGGCAAGAGCGCGCTGCTGGACGCCCTGGCCGAGCGGGCGATCGACGTGGGCGCCCTGGCGATCACGGCGACCGCGTCCCGGATGGAGCAGGGCCTGCAACTCGGCGTGCTGCGCCAGCTCATCCAGGACGCGCCGCTCGTGCGCGGCGAGCGCGAGCGCGCCGCCCGCCTGATCGAGGAGGGCCGCAGGAGCGCCACCGAGCGCGCCGGCAGCGAGCTGCTGCTGGAGGAGCAGGTCGTGCACGCGCTGATCACGGTGCTGCTGGAGCAGTCGGAGCGCTACCCGCTGGTCATCCTCGTCGACGACGTGCACCACGCCGACCGGGCCTCGCTCATCTGCCTGGCCTACATGGCGCGCAGGGTCAGGGGCGCGAAGGCCGTGGCGGTGTTCGCGCGCAACGACGGCTTCCCGCACGACGACATGTTCGGCACCGACGTGCTGCGCCTGCCGCACTGCCGCCGGCTGCGCCTGCCGCCGCTGTCGCGCCGCGGCGTGGCCGCGCTGATGGCGGGCCGGGTGGGCCTGGGCGCCGTGGACCGCTTCATCGACGACTGGTACGCGCTCAGCGGCGGCAACCCCCTGCTGGCCGGCGCGCTGGCCGAGGACTACAGGAGGTTCCTGCGCACCGCCGACACGCCGCCCGCCGAGCTGGTCGTCGGCGAGCAGTTCGACCAGGCCGTACGCGAGTGCCTGCGGCGCGGCCACCCGCGTACGGCGCAGGTGGCGCAGGGCCTGGCGATCCTCGGCGCGCGCGAGGGCCTGGAGGAGCTGCTCGGGCTGCCCGGCTTCGACGTCAGCAGGGAGCTGGACGCGATGGCGGCGATCGGCCTGCTGGACTCCGGCACGTTCCGCCACGAGGCCGTCAGGTCGGCCGTCCTGGCGGGCACCGAGCTGGCCCGGCGGCGCGAGCTGTATCGCGGCGCGGCCGAGCTCGCCTACACCAGGGGCCTGCCGCCGTGCGTGGTCGCCGACCTGCTGCTGCACGCCACCACGATCAACGCCTCCTGGGTGGTGCCCACGCTGGAGGAGGCCGCCATGATCGCCCTGCGCGAGGGCCGGGTCGAGGAGGCCATCTCCTACCTGAAGCTGGCCTGGCGCGAGTGCGCGGACGAGTCCCGCCGCGCCAAGATCATGACGATGCTCGTCCGCGCGCAGTGGCGGCTCAACCCCGCCGCCCCCGCGGGCCACCTCGACCTGCTCACCGAGGCCCTGACCAAGGGCAGCCTGCGCGGCAGCGACGCGATCGTGCTGGCCCGCGCCCTGCTGTGGCACGGCCGCTTCGACGACGCCCGCGAGGTGCTGGAACGGCTGACCGCCGAGATGGACGCGGCGGACCACGAGACCCGCGCCGAGCTGCTGGTCACCCAGCTCTGGCTGCGCGCCACCCACCCGCCGCTCGTCGCGCACACCCGCTACCCGCGCAAGGCGGACGTGCTGGCCGGCATGGTGTCGGGAGCCGTCAGCAGGCGGATGGAGTCGACGCTGGCCCTGGCCGAGGTGGTCACCCGCGGCCCGCGCGAGGCGAGCCTGCGCACCGTCGAGCGCATCCTGGAGAACACCCACCTGGACGAGATGTCCATGGACGTGGTGGAGAACTCGCTGCTCGCCCTCACCTACGCGGGCCGCTGCGGGCGCGCGGCCCCGCTGTGCGACCAGTTCAGCGCGGAGGCCTCGGCCAGGCAGGCGCCCAGCAGGCAGGCCAGGCTGGCCGCGATCCGGGCCGAGATCTCGATCCGGCAGGGCGACCTGCCCGCCGCCGAGCGGCACGCCCGCACCGCGCTGGAGACGATCCCGATGAGCAGCTGGGGCGTGGCCATCGGTGGCCCGCTGGCCAGCATGATCAACGCGCTCACGGCGATGGGCCGCCAGGACGCCGTGCGCGAGTACCTGGACCGCCCGGTGCCGAAGGCGATGTTCGAGACCAGGTACGGCCTGCACTACCTGCACGCCCGAGGCCGCTACAACCTGGCCGCCGAGAGCTTCACGCTGGCCATCCACGACTTCCTGCGCTGCGGCGACCTGATGACGGCCTGGGGGCTGGACAACCCGTCCATGATCCCGTGGCGGGCGGACGCGGGGGAGGCGTGCCTGCGCGTGGGCCAGGCGGAGGAGGCCATGCACCTCATCGAGGGGCACCTGGCCGCCTGCGACCACGCCGCGCACCGCGCCAGGGGCATCGGCCTGCGGCTGCGGGCCGCGGGCGCCGAGCCGCAGCGCCGCCCCGCCCTGCTCAGGCAGGCCACGGAGTACCTGCAACTGGCAGGCGACAAGTACGAGCTGGCCAGGGCCCTGTCCGACCTGGCGGAGGCCTACGACGCGCTGGGCGACGGCAGGCGCTCCCGCACCATCGCCGGCCGGGCCCTGGCGGCGGCGGAGGAGTGCCACGCCACCCCGATGATCAGCGCGCTGAGCCGGGCGACCGAGTCGGACGACGTGCCGGCGCCGCTGTCCGGCGCCGTGATCGGCACGCTGAGCGGGGCCGAGCGGCGCGTGGCGGCCCTGGCCGCCGCCGGATACGCCAACCACGAGATCGCCGACAAGCTGTACATCACCGTCAGCACGGTCGAGCAGCACCTGACGAGGACCTACCGCAAGCTCAACATCACCGGCCGCGCCGACCTCCCCCTGATCCAGGAGTTCGGCAACCAGCCCCGCACCTGA
- a CDS encoding DUF1702 family protein, whose protein sequence is MPTLLGSLRRLVLAPALEEVTFARRGFPGAASAATARLEAIPQAVVCGFEWGIDARDQWEVERRLAMVDAELRGFAYEGATMAFTVRDVMPGGGARRTRDLLLGPGQPHIFLAYIGIGFAMARLPRPLWKKVLPDLSGTPYHPTMSWLAVDGYGFDLAYFHTRTWVDGQRVPEAYPWLGDSGYFTRAADQGIGRALWFIHGARTGDVSAAVRAFASHRQPDLWSGVGLAATFAGGCDGEALDALGEEAGEHRAHLAQGSVFAVKARHYAGFLPAHSEAAGAVLTGLSVPDTVALADDTADADYEIWRGRIRAHFSTEKAGR, encoded by the coding sequence ATGCCCACGTTGCTCGGCTCGCTGCGCAGGCTCGTCCTGGCCCCCGCCCTGGAAGAGGTGACGTTCGCCCGGCGCGGCTTCCCGGGCGCGGCCTCGGCGGCGACGGCCCGGCTGGAGGCCATCCCGCAGGCCGTGGTGTGCGGCTTCGAATGGGGCATCGACGCCCGCGACCAGTGGGAGGTGGAGCGCAGGCTGGCCATGGTGGACGCCGAGCTGCGCGGCTTCGCCTACGAGGGCGCGACCATGGCGTTCACCGTGCGCGACGTCATGCCGGGCGGCGGCGCCCGCCGTACCCGCGACCTGCTGCTCGGCCCCGGGCAGCCGCACATCTTCCTGGCCTACATCGGCATCGGCTTCGCCATGGCGCGGCTGCCCAGGCCGTTGTGGAAGAAGGTGCTGCCCGACCTGTCCGGCACGCCGTACCACCCGACGATGAGCTGGCTGGCGGTCGACGGGTACGGCTTCGACCTGGCCTACTTCCACACCCGCACGTGGGTGGACGGGCAGCGGGTGCCGGAGGCGTACCCGTGGCTGGGCGATTCCGGCTACTTCACGCGCGCGGCAGACCAGGGGATCGGGCGCGCGCTGTGGTTCATCCACGGGGCGCGGACCGGTGACGTGTCGGCCGCGGTGCGGGCCTTCGCCTCGCACCGGCAGCCCGACCTGTGGAGCGGTGTCGGCCTGGCCGCGACGTTCGCAGGCGGCTGCGACGGCGAGGCGCTGGACGCGCTGGGCGAGGAGGCGGGCGAGCACCGGGCGCACCTGGCCCAGGGGTCGGTGTTCGCGGTGAAGGCGCGCCATTACGCGGGATTCCTGCCGGCGCACAGCGAGGCGGCGGGCGCGGTGCTCACCGGCCTTTCCGTGCCGGACACGGTCGCGCTCGCGGACGACACGGCGGACGCCGACTACGAAATCTGGCGCGGCCGGATCCGCGCGCATTTCTCCACGGAAAAAGCCGGCCGCTGA
- a CDS encoding enediyne biosynthesis protein: protein MADKAVTKKPGHDPKVITALRRFAISITVFNILGYTWFGFEQPWTWPFVALATGYTVEIVLEVIGARAEGRAPRFLGNGPRGLMEFLLPAHITSIALNMLTYVNDQVLVMMFGVTVAVGAKWVLRAPVRGRLRHFMNPSNLGIAVILLIFPWASIAPPYHFTENVYNPIDWIIPAVIIVGGTMLNGKLTNRMWLIGAWVGGYALQAIVRGLLIDDISILGGLSMMTGVAFILFTNYMITDPGTTPSRPLSQVAFGGGVALVYGLLMGMNIPYGIFFATAAVCLIRGGFLWALHIVEQARALDAARVTAAAEQAVAATGREVAKA from the coding sequence ATGGCAGACAAGGCGGTCACCAAGAAGCCGGGTCACGATCCGAAGGTCATCACCGCGCTGCGCAGGTTCGCCATCTCCATCACGGTGTTCAACATCCTCGGCTACACCTGGTTCGGCTTCGAGCAGCCGTGGACCTGGCCCTTCGTGGCGCTGGCCACGGGCTACACCGTGGAGATCGTGCTGGAGGTCATCGGCGCCCGGGCCGAGGGCAGGGCGCCGAGGTTCCTCGGCAACGGCCCGCGCGGCCTCATGGAGTTCCTCCTGCCCGCGCACATCACCTCGATCGCGCTCAACATGCTGACCTACGTCAACGACCAGGTGCTGGTCATGATGTTCGGCGTCACCGTGGCCGTCGGGGCCAAGTGGGTGCTCAGGGCGCCCGTCCGCGGCCGGCTGCGGCACTTCATGAACCCCTCCAACCTCGGCATCGCGGTGATCCTGCTCATCTTCCCGTGGGCCAGCATCGCGCCGCCGTACCACTTCACCGAGAACGTCTACAACCCGATCGACTGGATCATCCCGGCGGTCATCATCGTCGGCGGCACCATGCTCAACGGCAAGCTGACCAACCGCATGTGGCTGATCGGCGCCTGGGTGGGCGGCTACGCGCTGCAGGCGATCGTGCGCGGGCTCCTCATCGACGACATCTCGATCCTGGGCGGCCTGTCCATGATGACCGGGGTCGCGTTCATCCTCTTCACCAACTACATGATCACCGACCCCGGCACCACGCCGTCCAGGCCGCTGTCCCAGGTGGCCTTCGGCGGCGGCGTCGCCCTCGTGTACGGCCTGCTCATGGGCATGAACATCCCCTACGGGATCTTCTTCGCCACCGCGGCCGTCTGCCTGATCCGCGGCGGCTTCCTCTGGGCGCTGCACATCGTGGAGCAGGCCAGGGCGCTGGACGCCGCCAGGGTGACCGCGGCCGCCGAGCAGGCGGTCGCCGCCACGGGGAGAGAGGTCGCGAAGGCATGA
- a CDS encoding hydroxyisourate hydrolase gives MGISVEAQDAVYGRPAAGMEVRLERMADTRWVLDGKSEIGHEGHVREWLTLDLSRGLYRVVFSGERYFGALGLSSAYPEISVVFRLLGEQDASVYKIQVWLSPYSYSTNFGSRI, from the coding sequence ATGGGAATCTCGGTGGAGGCGCAGGACGCGGTGTACGGCCGCCCCGCCGCCGGCATGGAGGTGCGCCTCGAACGCATGGCCGACACCCGCTGGGTACTCGACGGGAAATCCGAGATCGGCCACGAGGGCCATGTCCGGGAATGGCTGACGCTCGATCTGAGCCGCGGCCTTTACCGCGTCGTGTTCAGCGGCGAGCGCTATTTCGGGGCGCTCGGGCTCAGCTCCGCTTATCCGGAGATAAGCGTGGTCTTTCGCCTCCTGGGAGAGCAGGACGCGAGCGTGTACAAGATTCAAGTCTGGCTCTCGCCTTATTCCTATTCGACCAACTTCGGCTCGAGGATCTGA
- a CDS encoding DUF1702 family protein, producing the protein MRQKILTPNIRETTLERRGFPVKNAAAKELLETVGESFLTGYAHAVEAGSLSEAEQRLEQVPARFKGFAYEGAGMGLAVLDCLAFSDLRRTRQFLSGAGDRHNYMIYVGIGWAMARLPRLLWPSSRRLDPLLLWLVHDGYGFHQAYFHTRRYVHEQYREPRFTWPPGYESYAARAIDQGIGRALWFVGGTDVDRVTSLIDGFPAARRPDLYAGTGLAATYAGGAGEPELRELRRRAGEHAPQLAQGSAFAAEARIRAGLLNPHNELAAHVLCGTSAQRAATLCRETRPAPPAPASPVPASPVPASPVPGAVPAYETWRARIADSLHSYGGVTP; encoded by the coding sequence TTGAGGCAGAAAATTCTGACGCCGAACATCCGGGAGACCACGCTCGAAAGGCGCGGTTTCCCGGTGAAGAACGCGGCGGCCAAAGAATTGCTGGAGACCGTCGGGGAGAGCTTTCTCACCGGCTACGCCCACGCCGTGGAGGCGGGCAGCCTCTCCGAGGCCGAGCAGCGACTAGAGCAGGTGCCGGCGAGGTTCAAGGGCTTCGCCTACGAGGGCGCGGGCATGGGCCTGGCCGTCCTGGACTGCCTGGCCTTCTCCGACCTGCGCAGGACCCGGCAGTTCCTGAGCGGCGCGGGCGACAGGCACAACTACATGATCTACGTCGGGATCGGGTGGGCCATGGCGCGGCTGCCCCGCCTCCTGTGGCCGTCGAGCCGGCGGCTCGACCCGCTGCTGCTGTGGCTGGTGCACGACGGCTACGGCTTCCACCAGGCCTACTTCCACACCCGGCGGTACGTGCACGAGCAGTACCGGGAGCCGCGCTTCACCTGGCCCCCCGGGTACGAGAGCTACGCCGCCCGCGCGATCGACCAGGGCATCGGACGTGCGCTGTGGTTCGTCGGCGGCACGGACGTGGACAGGGTCACCTCCCTGATCGACGGCTTCCCCGCGGCCCGCAGGCCCGACCTGTACGCGGGAACGGGCCTGGCGGCCACCTACGCCGGCGGCGCCGGCGAGCCCGAGCTGCGCGAGCTGCGCCGGCGGGCGGGCGAGCACGCGCCCCAGCTCGCCCAGGGCAGCGCGTTCGCCGCCGAGGCCAGGATCCGCGCCGGCCTGCTGAACCCGCACAACGAGCTGGCCGCGCACGTGCTGTGCGGGACGAGCGCGCAGCGGGCGGCCACGCTCTGCCGCGAGACCCGGCCCGCCCCCCCTGCGCCTGCCTCCCCTGTGCCCGCTTCCCCTGTGCCCGCCTCCCCGGTGCCAGGCGCCGTGCCCGCGTACGAGACGTGGCGCGCCCGCATCGCCGACAGTCTTCACTCCTATGGAGGTGTTACCCCGTGA